The Methylomarinum vadi genome has a window encoding:
- a CDS encoding NAD-dependent epimerase/dehydratase family protein, translating to MNLNGKRLLVIGGAGLIGSHTVDQLLKEDVAEIRIYDNFTRGRAENLANALQDPRVNIFPLGGELLHRDLLNEAMKGIDGVFHFAALWLLHCHDFPRSAFEVNVGGTFNVLEAVMNNGVKRLVYSSSASVYGDAIEEPMTEDHPYNNLNFYGATKIAGEHMCRSLHHRYKSSDKHFDFVGLRYMNVYGPRQDYNGAYIAVIMKMLDAIDRGESPTILGDGSEAFDFVAVEDCARANVCAMKSNATDSFYNVGTGKRTSLKELAEMLIELTGCEKEIQYAPRSQATLVRNRIGCPKKASAEIEFTAKLELREGLKKLIEWRAQHKAEVEARRKAVGLTE from the coding sequence ATGAATTTAAACGGGAAACGTCTTCTGGTAATCGGCGGCGCGGGGCTTATCGGTTCGCATACTGTTGATCAATTACTTAAAGAAGATGTTGCTGAAATCAGAATTTATGACAATTTTACACGCGGGCGAGCTGAAAATTTGGCAAATGCATTGCAAGACCCCCGCGTTAATATTTTCCCTCTTGGCGGCGAATTATTACACAGAGATTTGCTTAATGAAGCAATGAAAGGCATCGATGGTGTTTTTCATTTCGCGGCCTTGTGGTTACTGCATTGCCATGATTTCCCTCGTTCAGCTTTTGAAGTAAATGTCGGAGGCACGTTTAATGTACTTGAGGCCGTGATGAACAATGGCGTCAAGCGTCTAGTTTATTCGTCTTCAGCATCGGTATATGGTGATGCGATTGAAGAGCCGATGACTGAAGACCATCCGTATAATAACTTGAATTTTTATGGGGCAACGAAGATCGCTGGTGAGCATATGTGTAGATCTTTGCATCATAGATACAAAAGTTCGGACAAGCACTTTGATTTTGTTGGTCTCCGTTATATGAATGTGTACGGTCCGAGGCAGGATTATAATGGAGCTTATATCGCTGTCATCATGAAGATGTTGGATGCTATTGACCGAGGTGAAAGCCCGACCATTTTGGGAGATGGTAGCGAAGCATTCGACTTTGTGGCCGTTGAAGATTGCGCGCGGGCCAATGTATGCGCCATGAAATCAAACGCGACCGATAGTTTTTACAATGTGGGTACGGGTAAACGAACATCTCTTAAAGAGTTGGCCGAGATGCTGATCGAGCTAACGGGTTGCGAAAAAGAGATTCAATATGCACCGCGGAGTCAAGCAACTCTTGTTCGAAACAGGATTGGCTGCCCCAAGAAAGCCAGTGCGGAAATTGAATTTACTGCCAAACTAGAGTTGCGCGAAGGTCTTAAAAAGCTTATCGAATGGCGTGCTCAACATAAAGCTGAGGTTGAGGCACGACGCAAGGCAGTGGGGTTGACTGAATGA
- a CDS encoding DegT/DnrJ/EryC1/StrS family aminotransferase has translation MSATTKLNVPIARTSLTDDEIQSVLEPLRSGWLVQGPKVREFEEKWSAFTGSKHSIAVTSCTTGLHLSLAALGFGPGDEAIVPAFTWIATANVVEHLGGKVVFCDIDLDTFNIDPDKIEALITPRTRAILPVHLFGLPADMQQINEIARKHNLWVIEDAACGFGSRYHGQHVGTLGHTGSFSFHPRKAITTGEGGMITTQDDALAEKLRRLRDHGAAMTDLQRHLGARPYLLADHPDAGYNQRMTDLQGALGAQQMNRAKQIIEERQRLARIYDDAFADLEWLRTTARIAGLEHGYQSYACLFKPEPVTLESIPRINQARNEWMDHLQQVGVSTRPATHAVHMLSYYRKKYDLQPADFPNAYAANDCSISLPLFHGMTEAEQNYVIQKVRENKG, from the coding sequence ATGAGCGCTACGACGAAGCTGAATGTTCCAATCGCTCGTACAAGTCTCACTGATGACGAAATTCAGAGTGTTCTCGAACCATTGCGAAGCGGATGGTTAGTACAAGGCCCAAAGGTCCGCGAATTTGAAGAAAAGTGGTCTGCTTTTACGGGTTCGAAACACTCGATTGCGGTAACTTCATGCACGACAGGGCTTCATCTGTCACTGGCAGCGTTAGGTTTTGGTCCTGGTGATGAAGCCATCGTTCCAGCATTTACATGGATAGCGACCGCCAATGTTGTTGAACATTTGGGCGGAAAGGTCGTGTTCTGCGATATTGACCTAGACACCTTTAACATCGATCCCGACAAAATTGAGGCGTTGATCACGCCGCGCACGCGAGCGATCCTGCCGGTACATTTGTTCGGTCTGCCTGCGGATATGCAGCAGATCAATGAAATCGCACGCAAACACAATCTTTGGGTTATCGAAGATGCGGCCTGTGGTTTCGGTAGCCGTTATCACGGCCAGCATGTCGGTACGTTGGGTCATACCGGAAGTTTCAGTTTTCATCCGAGAAAAGCGATTACTACCGGTGAAGGCGGCATGATTACCACTCAGGATGATGCTTTGGCAGAAAAGTTACGTCGTTTGCGCGATCATGGCGCAGCAATGACTGATCTACAGCGGCACCTGGGGGCTCGCCCTTATTTACTCGCAGATCATCCAGATGCGGGCTATAACCAGCGCATGACTGATCTGCAAGGCGCGCTTGGGGCACAACAGATGAACAGGGCCAAGCAAATTATCGAAGAGCGTCAACGCCTCGCAAGAATATATGACGATGCTTTCGCCGATTTGGAGTGGCTCAGAACCACAGCAAGAATTGCAGGACTGGAACACGGTTACCAGAGTTACGCATGCTTGTTTAAACCTGAACCGGTCACACTGGAATCCATTCCTCGTATAAACCAAGCCCGCAACGAGTGGATGGATCATCTCCAGCAAGTAGGAGTTTCAACCCGCCCCGCCACACATGCAGTACATATGCTCAGTTATTATCGGAAAAAATATGATCTGCAACCGGCCGATTTCCCCAATGCTTATGCCGCCAATGATTGCAGCATCTCCTTGCCACTGTTCCATGGTATGACGGAAGCGGAGCAAAACTACGTTATTCAGAAAGTCAGAGAGAACAAAGGCTGA
- the asnB gene encoding asparagine synthase (glutamine-hydrolyzing): protein MCGISGLINLNGEPVSPVILKRMTDSIAHRGPDGEGHWIEGNVGIGHRRLAIIDLSPAGHQPMISADHRYVFSYNGEIYNYRELRTELETEGYWFHSQTDSEVVLYALAHWGTEALLKFNGMFALALWDRKERTLMLARDRYGIKPLYYAQQGNSLAFGSEQKAITAQPCFRRQLNKPALLEYFTFQNIFTDQTLLQDIHILPAGHYATLDLKKSAPRIEVIRYWDYRFREPEQQASRSEYIEELDRLFRQAVKRQLVSDVELGAYLSGGMDSGSITAIAAQSIPNLKSFTCGFDLSSASGIELAFDERTKAEAMSARFKTEHYEMVLKAGDMERCLPALAWHLEEPRVGQSYPNYYAAKLASKFVKVVLGGSGGDELFGGYPWRYYRAVVNQDFEHYIDQYYVFWQRLIPNTIISKVFAPVWSDVKHVWTRDIFRDVFLTHENELNRPEDYINHSLYFEAKTFLHGLLVVEDKLSMAHSLENRVPFMDNDLVDFAIQCPVNMKLNNLAEVLRMNENEQGNKANKYFQKTRDGKQLLRNMMERHIPSEITQAEKQGFSSPDASWFKGESIDFVRTNLLEGRARIYDVLDRQALKPLIEQHLRGEKNRRLLIWSLLNVEEWLKGGYD from the coding sequence ATGTGCGGGATCAGCGGTCTGATCAATCTTAACGGCGAGCCTGTTTCACCAGTCATTCTGAAAAGGATGACGGATAGCATTGCGCATCGCGGTCCCGATGGAGAAGGACATTGGATAGAAGGTAATGTTGGGATCGGGCATCGTCGCCTGGCGATTATCGACCTGTCACCTGCCGGGCATCAACCGATGATTAGCGCCGATCATCGATATGTATTCAGTTATAACGGCGAGATATACAACTATCGTGAATTACGCACCGAACTTGAGACCGAAGGCTATTGGTTTCACAGTCAGACTGATAGTGAAGTAGTGCTGTATGCGTTGGCGCATTGGGGCACTGAGGCATTACTCAAGTTCAACGGTATGTTCGCGTTGGCTCTGTGGGATCGAAAAGAACGAACCCTTATGCTGGCGCGGGATCGTTACGGTATTAAACCACTTTACTATGCGCAACAAGGAAACAGCTTAGCATTCGGTTCGGAACAAAAGGCGATAACAGCACAACCCTGCTTTCGACGTCAGCTAAACAAGCCAGCTTTGCTGGAGTATTTTACATTCCAGAACATCTTTACCGATCAAACCCTATTACAGGATATCCATATACTGCCAGCCGGCCATTATGCGACTCTGGATTTGAAGAAGAGTGCGCCAAGAATCGAAGTCATCCGCTATTGGGACTATCGCTTCAGAGAGCCTGAGCAGCAAGCCAGTAGGTCAGAATATATCGAAGAACTCGACCGCCTGTTTCGTCAGGCTGTCAAACGTCAGTTGGTTAGCGATGTGGAGCTGGGGGCTTATCTCAGTGGAGGCATGGACTCTGGTTCTATAACTGCGATTGCTGCACAGTCAATTCCAAATCTCAAAAGTTTTACTTGCGGCTTTGATCTCAGTTCGGCATCAGGTATCGAACTGGCCTTTGATGAACGTACAAAAGCTGAGGCGATGTCGGCACGATTCAAGACAGAGCATTACGAAATGGTACTCAAGGCGGGTGATATGGAGCGTTGCCTACCTGCCCTTGCATGGCATTTGGAAGAGCCGCGTGTGGGGCAGAGCTACCCCAACTACTATGCAGCAAAACTAGCAAGTAAATTTGTCAAAGTAGTGCTGGGAGGCAGTGGTGGCGACGAACTCTTTGGAGGCTACCCCTGGCGATACTATCGTGCTGTTGTAAATCAGGATTTCGAGCATTACATAGACCAATACTATGTGTTTTGGCAGCGTTTAATCCCGAATACAATTATATCCAAGGTGTTTGCTCCGGTTTGGAGCGATGTTAAACACGTTTGGACACGGGATATATTCCGTGATGTTTTTCTGACTCATGAGAATGAACTCAATCGGCCAGAAGATTACATTAACCATTCGCTCTATTTTGAGGCGAAAACATTTCTGCATGGGCTGTTAGTAGTCGAAGATAAGCTCAGCATGGCTCATAGTTTGGAGAATCGTGTCCCATTTATGGATAACGACTTGGTTGATTTTGCCATACAGTGTCCTGTCAACATGAAACTGAACAATTTGGCGGAAGTCTTACGGATGAATGAAAACGAACAAGGCAATAAAGCCAATAAATATTTTCAAAAAACGCGTGATGGTAAGCAGCTTCTTCGCAATATGATGGAACGCCATATTCCATCGGAAATCACTCAAGCCGAAAAACAAGGCTTTTCCTCTCCAGATGCGAGCTGGTTCAAAGGCGAGAGTATCGACTTTGTTCGGACTAACTTGCTGGAGGGTCGGGCCAGAATCTACGATGTACTTGATAGACAAGCGTTGAAACCGTTGATTGAGCAACATCTACGTGGAGAAAAAAATAGACGGCTCTTAATTTGGTCTCTGTTGAATGTTGAAGAGTGGTTGAAGGGGGGCTATGACTAA
- a CDS encoding DegT/DnrJ/EryC1/StrS family aminotransferase gives MTKSIIPHSRPWITSDDRKSVNAILASRMIAHGEKVSQFEEKVCKFLDINHAVAQSSGSAALVLALKTLQITRGDEVILPTYVCRSVLEAVLSVGAEPIFCDVDYSGVITSETVKPNITQKTKAIIAVHIFGHLCDVEQLKSLGLLVIEDACQAFGLHVSEKMAGSLGDVGILSFHATKCLTTGEGGMLVTNNHNWGEMARILTDGDVSPNARHIAPLSDLQAALGLAQLSRYDESLERRQRLRSQFTKVASEKGITMGASDDSDMLFRFTLRNMGPFDVIQSFFLEQGIQVRRGVDELLHRTMGMSDQHFPVAVDIFTNTASIPFYPSLSKRESETICQAIRKFHYDH, from the coding sequence ATGACTAAATCAATCATTCCGCATTCGCGTCCGTGGATTACTTCTGATGATAGGAAGTCGGTGAATGCTATTCTGGCTTCAAGAATGATTGCTCATGGGGAAAAAGTTAGTCAGTTTGAAGAAAAGGTATGTAAATTTCTCGATATTAATCATGCCGTTGCACAATCAAGTGGCTCAGCTGCTCTCGTTCTGGCTCTTAAAACTCTGCAAATAACACGAGGTGATGAAGTAATACTGCCAACATATGTTTGTCGTAGTGTGCTGGAAGCAGTACTGTCTGTGGGAGCTGAGCCTATATTTTGTGATGTTGATTACTCCGGAGTCATAACATCTGAAACGGTAAAACCAAATATCACTCAAAAGACTAAAGCTATAATTGCTGTTCATATTTTCGGACATCTTTGTGATGTAGAACAATTGAAATCGTTAGGTCTTTTAGTTATAGAAGATGCGTGTCAAGCATTTGGTCTACATGTCAGTGAGAAGATGGCTGGTTCGTTAGGGGATGTTGGAATTCTCTCGTTTCATGCTACTAAATGCTTGACAACTGGCGAGGGTGGTATGTTGGTGACTAACAATCACAATTGGGGGGAAATGGCGAGAATTTTGACTGACGGTGATGTTTCACCCAATGCTCGTCATATAGCGCCATTATCAGATTTACAAGCTGCCTTGGGATTAGCTCAACTTAGTCGGTATGATGAGAGCCTTGAAAGACGTCAGAGATTGCGTAGTCAATTTACAAAGGTTGCATCAGAAAAAGGAATAACTATGGGGGCGTCAGATGATTCGGACATGTTGTTTCGGTTTACTTTACGAAACATGGGGCCTTTTGATGTTATACAATCTTTTTTCCTCGAGCAAGGAATTCAAGTGAGGCGTGGCGTTGATGAGTTATTACACAGGACTATGGGAATGAGTGACCAGCATTTTCCTGTAGCGGTAGATATTTTTACAAATACTGCATCCATACCGTTTTATCCATCCTTGAGTAAAAGAGAGTCCGAGACTATCTGCCAAGCGATAAGAAAATTCCATTATGACCATTGA
- a CDS encoding GNAT family N-acetyltransferase, with amino-acid sequence MTIEIKILNQNTESDYERLLYETPAAMFNYSLQYRSFLRRILKDADDLYLLAYENNELKAAFPLFMKYGPLGTVVNSLPFYGSHGGVIAKPSSSDAIRESLIQAFYDVCKQQNAICSTIIESPIDPQRTRNKMYSPDFVDERIGQITTLPSVNNEQEAEEALFALYHQKTRNMIRKGIKSGFTVSHDSSIESIKALYFLHNENIQAIGGIAKPWDVFKAIKEVFSYNADYRIYTAKKDGVIVSALLVFYFKGIVEYFTPATLESYRSQQPLSLLIYTAMRDAIVERGAMRWNWGGTWLTQKGVYQFKSRWGTTDYPYRYHVNLYQETKIIQGLSKEGLLENYQYFYTVPFSVLN; translated from the coding sequence ATGACCATTGAGATAAAGATACTCAACCAAAACACAGAATCTGATTATGAGCGATTGCTGTATGAAACTCCTGCAGCCATGTTCAATTACTCTCTCCAATATAGGAGCTTTCTGCGTCGAATATTAAAAGATGCTGATGACTTATATCTTCTAGCTTATGAGAATAATGAGTTGAAGGCAGCTTTTCCACTCTTCATGAAATACGGTCCTTTGGGTACAGTGGTGAATTCACTTCCTTTTTATGGCAGTCATGGAGGGGTAATAGCCAAGCCTAGTTCATCTGATGCAATTAGAGAATCATTAATACAGGCATTTTATGATGTGTGTAAACAACAGAATGCGATTTGTTCAACCATAATCGAATCCCCTATTGATCCCCAACGTACACGAAACAAAATGTATTCACCTGACTTTGTTGATGAGCGTATCGGGCAGATAACAACTTTACCCTCAGTAAATAATGAGCAGGAAGCGGAAGAGGCTCTTTTCGCGTTATATCATCAGAAGACGCGGAATATGATTCGAAAAGGAATAAAGTCAGGATTTACTGTCAGTCATGACAGTTCGATTGAGTCGATAAAAGCATTATATTTTTTGCATAATGAAAATATCCAAGCTATTGGTGGAATAGCCAAACCCTGGGATGTTTTTAAAGCTATTAAAGAGGTCTTTAGCTATAACGCCGACTATCGTATATATACGGCAAAGAAAGATGGAGTGATCGTTTCAGCCTTGTTGGTTTTTTACTTTAAAGGAATTGTTGAATATTTCACGCCGGCAACACTAGAGAGCTATCGTAGTCAGCAGCCATTAAGTTTATTGATCTATACTGCCATGCGAGATGCAATTGTTGAACGTGGCGCAATGCGGTGGAATTGGGGAGGGACCTGGTTGACCCAGAAAGGGGTTTATCAGTTCAAATCACGCTGGGGTACTACTGATTACCCGTATCGTTATCACGTGAATCTTTATCAGGAAACCAAGATTATACAGGGCTTGTCTAAAGAAGGCTTATTGGAAAATTATCAATACTTCTACACGGTTCCCTTTTCTGTATTGAACTAG
- a CDS encoding sulfotransferase: MDAKDRIEKYKVNNDDEVLLDELNAALSGIEYKLCNSVEHIPAGAILITGVPRSGSMFLYQYMISKMRVGYVSNMMARFYSAPYTGAWLQSRLISSEMSIIGANNFKSVHGVTDFIYEPHEFGYFWANYFPFYNNNHEDIDHEIFRKKLKDMEYVLQGVTGIFKMPVVYKCMIAPFVLDDILKYTSVFIVHILRDKNKVVDSILKVRSQRLGTINKWWSIRPSGWEEIMNSSPREQVSWQYDQTFNAIEASISSYPERNVTIKYEDLVNSPEKSIEKIEKHYNDFLLKSSFKSPVSF; this comes from the coding sequence ATGGATGCAAAAGATCGGATTGAAAAATATAAAGTGAATAACGATGATGAGGTCCTCTTGGATGAACTTAATGCTGCTCTCTCAGGTATAGAGTATAAGTTGTGCAATTCTGTCGAACACATACCAGCAGGAGCTATTTTGATTACAGGTGTTCCACGCAGTGGGTCAATGTTTTTATATCAATATATGATTTCAAAAATGCGTGTTGGTTATGTATCGAATATGATGGCTAGGTTTTACTCAGCACCATATACGGGAGCATGGTTGCAATCTCGTTTAATTAGTTCGGAAATGTCTATAATTGGAGCTAATAATTTTAAAAGTGTCCATGGGGTAACTGATTTCATATATGAACCCCATGAATTCGGATACTTTTGGGCTAACTATTTTCCATTCTATAATAATAATCATGAAGATATAGATCATGAGATTTTCAGAAAAAAACTAAAGGATATGGAATATGTATTACAGGGAGTTACGGGGATCTTTAAAATGCCTGTTGTTTATAAATGTATGATTGCGCCATTTGTTTTAGATGATATTTTAAAATATACATCGGTTTTTATTGTCCATATTTTGAGAGATAAAAATAAGGTTGTTGATTCGATACTAAAAGTCAGAAGTCAAAGATTAGGGACGATTAATAAATGGTGGAGTATTAGACCCTCTGGGTGGGAGGAGATCATGAATAGCTCACCTAGAGAGCAAGTGAGCTGGCAGTATGATCAAACTTTTAATGCAATTGAGGCTAGTATTTCTAGCTACCCAGAAAGGAATGTAACAATCAAATATGAGGACTTAGTTAACTCGCCGGAAAAATCTATAGAGAAAATTGAAAAGCATTACAATGACTTTTTGCTTAAATCATCATTCAAGTCGCCTGTTAGCTTTTGA
- a CDS encoding glycosyltransferase, producing the protein MANHDKAIFSGKEDRLKRFVTRVRCAMKWIFQFDVFHFYFGSSLLPLSLDLPLLRLMGKRVIMTYCGSEARLIFLERQRNPYWYLVDKELKGTLDDEKHDWKKVLMLRWHGLWCHQIIAPRNLYASVSKYVETKKIVKDIWVHNLSFSANAAQTLNQCDSKTDSKDIVRIVHMPSSPVVKGTRFFRDAISQLKKEGFVFEYIEVMNMEHSQAIGELKKADIVLDQLLIGGFGSLAVEAMGFGKPVVCYLIETAKKEHYEDCPIVIASIDTVKEKIAELILDKNLRKRIGHAGKLFVARHFDYEKVNEAIMELYQ; encoded by the coding sequence ATGGCAAATCATGATAAGGCTATATTTAGTGGCAAGGAAGATAGATTAAAAAGATTTGTTACTAGAGTGCGTTGTGCCATGAAGTGGATTTTTCAGTTTGATGTGTTCCACTTTTATTTTGGTTCTTCCTTGTTGCCTTTATCATTGGATCTACCATTGCTGAGGTTAATGGGTAAAAGGGTCATCATGACTTACTGTGGAAGTGAAGCTCGACTTATATTTCTAGAGAGACAGCGAAATCCATACTGGTATCTGGTCGATAAAGAGTTAAAAGGTACTCTTGATGATGAAAAGCACGACTGGAAAAAGGTCTTGATGCTTAGGTGGCACGGCTTATGGTGCCATCAAATTATAGCGCCTAGAAATTTGTATGCATCTGTATCGAAGTATGTTGAGACTAAAAAGATTGTAAAAGATATATGGGTTCATAACTTGAGCTTTTCAGCCAATGCCGCACAGACATTAAATCAATGTGATTCTAAAACAGACTCTAAGGATATTGTCAGAATTGTTCATATGCCGTCATCTCCGGTAGTGAAAGGGACCAGGTTTTTTCGTGATGCAATCTCACAATTGAAAAAAGAGGGATTTGTTTTCGAATATATTGAAGTCATGAACATGGAGCACTCCCAGGCTATTGGCGAGTTAAAAAAAGCCGACATCGTTCTAGATCAATTGCTAATTGGAGGGTTTGGATCACTAGCCGTCGAAGCGATGGGGTTTGGAAAGCCCGTTGTTTGTTACTTGATTGAAACAGCAAAAAAAGAACATTATGAAGACTGCCCGATTGTAATTGCTAGCATTGATACAGTTAAAGAAAAAATTGCCGAGTTGATTCTGGATAAAAATTTAAGAAAAAGGATTGGTCATGCAGGTAAGCTATTTGTTGCTCGTCATTTTGATTATGAAAAAGTCAACGAAGCTATTATGGAACTTTATCAATAG
- a CDS encoding oligosaccharide flippase family protein, giving the protein MFKAFFKDSAIYAIPSFVSRGLSFILIPLYTRVLTPADYGALDLLLVFASFVNITVALEVSQGLARYYRTQSNDNIRIAYASSGFWFTLVCYTTFSLVALNFSESLSEMVMGKEGLRREFQIGVLYIWANGIFYLIQNQFRWELRSKQYAIVSLFMTFCTAGMAVYLTYGMVWGLRGLLLGMVFGTLVGTVIGLWFLRHTFRFCFDLMRLKEMLIFSSPLVLSGIAVIVSSYIDRIMINHFLSVHEVGIYGIGFRLAAIVGLFIAGFQAAFVPLVYNNYKNPDTPNQMARIFRVFVALCLFAFLMLSVFAQDILIVLTTPEYYAASILVPFLVPGILLSQMYFFAAGIGIAKKSHYLIWINLIGAIINSLLNWLLIPYMGVLGAAVATLIGYLSVFSVYMIYSQKLYYVPYQWTRIVAIACSIAAFAWGFPFVELEPMTRILVSLLTVFLGGWLIVFSGCIKTSELQKFVFMLTGRLAFDNSKQK; this is encoded by the coding sequence ATGTTCAAAGCTTTTTTTAAAGATAGCGCCATTTATGCAATACCTTCTTTCGTCAGTCGCGGCTTGTCTTTTATTCTTATTCCACTATACACGCGAGTATTGACTCCAGCGGATTATGGCGCGCTTGACTTATTGCTGGTTTTTGCCAGCTTTGTGAATATAACCGTTGCTTTAGAGGTTTCACAAGGACTTGCTCGTTATTACAGGACACAATCTAACGATAACATTCGAATTGCATATGCCTCCTCCGGCTTTTGGTTCACCCTAGTATGCTATACGACATTTTCGCTAGTAGCTTTGAATTTCTCTGAGTCACTATCTGAGATGGTGATGGGGAAAGAAGGTCTGCGAAGAGAATTTCAGATTGGTGTTTTATATATCTGGGCTAATGGTATTTTTTATCTGATTCAGAATCAATTTCGCTGGGAGTTGCGAAGTAAACAATATGCAATAGTCAGTCTGTTTATGACATTCTGTACAGCCGGCATGGCGGTTTACCTAACGTATGGAATGGTTTGGGGCTTGAGAGGCCTGTTACTTGGCATGGTATTCGGTACTTTAGTGGGTACTGTCATTGGGCTTTGGTTCTTGCGCCATACTTTTCGTTTTTGCTTTGACCTCATGAGGCTAAAGGAGATGTTAATCTTTTCTTCTCCCCTAGTATTATCAGGGATTGCAGTCATAGTCAGTAGTTATATTGATCGGATCATGATAAACCATTTTCTATCTGTTCATGAGGTAGGAATCTATGGTATTGGATTCCGCTTGGCTGCAATAGTCGGCTTGTTTATTGCCGGATTTCAGGCAGCATTTGTACCGCTGGTATATAACAACTACAAAAACCCCGATACACCGAATCAAATGGCGCGTATATTCAGGGTTTTTGTTGCGCTTTGCTTGTTCGCTTTCCTTATGTTGTCTGTATTTGCCCAGGATATTTTAATTGTTCTAACTACGCCAGAATATTATGCTGCCTCTATTTTAGTTCCGTTTTTAGTCCCAGGTATTTTACTTTCTCAAATGTACTTTTTTGCTGCAGGGATTGGTATCGCCAAAAAAAGCCATTATTTAATATGGATTAACTTGATAGGGGCTATTATTAATAGTCTTCTTAACTGGTTGTTAATCCCCTATATGGGAGTCCTGGGGGCTGCTGTAGCGACTTTAATTGGATATTTGAGCGTTTTTTCTGTGTATATGATTTATAGCCAAAAGCTATATTACGTTCCTTATCAATGGACAAGAATTGTAGCTATAGCTTGCTCGATTGCTGCATTTGCGTGGGGGTTTCCTTTTGTAGAGCTCGAGCCCATGACACGGATATTAGTATCATTACTAACTGTTTTTCTTGGAGGATGGCTTATTGTGTTTAGTGGGTGCATAAAAACTTCAGAATTGCAAAAATTTGTTTTTATGTTAACAGGACGGTTAGCTTTTGATAACAGCAAACAAAAATAA